Proteins found in one bacterium genomic segment:
- a CDS encoding epoxyqueuosine reductase QueH produces the protein MAAEKPILLHSCCAPCTVYPFERLADQGYSATCLFYNPNIHPYTEFVRRLDAMKVFGFETGAEVLLDDRYGLDEFLAAVFGREPRCPICYEMRLRETARVCGERKLERFTTTLLYSKYQRHDDIVKLGGRLADEYGVEFVYFDFRVGWKEGILESKRMGLYRQQYCGCIFSEQERYLQKKKRDEV, from the coding sequence ATGGCCGCCGAGAAACCGATCCTGCTGCATTCATGCTGTGCGCCGTGCACGGTCTATCCGTTCGAGCGGCTCGCTGATCAGGGGTATTCAGCCACTTGTCTCTTCTACAATCCGAACATCCATCCCTACACAGAGTTTGTGCGGCGGCTCGATGCGATGAAGGTGTTTGGATTCGAGACGGGTGCGGAGGTTTTGCTCGATGACAGGTATGGGCTTGACGAGTTTCTAGCGGCGGTGTTTGGTAGGGAGCCGAGATGCCCTATCTGCTACGAGATGCGGCTGCGAGAGACGGCAAGGGTTTGCGGTGAGAGAAAGCTCGAGCGATTCACGACAACCCTTCTTTATAGCAAGTATCAGAGGCACGATGATATTGTGAAGTTGGGTGGGCGACTGGCGGATGAGTATGGGGTGGAGTTCGTCTATTTCGACTTCCGTGTGGGTTGGAAGGAGGGGATATTGGAGTCGAAACGGATGGGTCTATATAGGCAGCAGTATTGTGGCTGCATATTCAGTGAGCAGGAGCGGTATTTGCAGAAGAAAAAGCGTGACGAGGTGTGA